Part of the Amphiura filiformis chromosome 9, Afil_fr2py, whole genome shotgun sequence genome is shown below.
tagcgctatgttatttaattacttttacttacgatttttatcatgattccgtttgagaacaaatataattccttatgggtctccaactttgtcttcaagcttcttcacacgacaagccatgtgttgccaggcaagtcaaaagcaaattgggacaaatcggcactaaatatcacccaaatgtccatgttatttaggatacaatgttaatgtaaataaattgtaatatacaattttaaaacaatgtttaataTGTTCTAACgtgcgtatgcgcgattctttctcccgtttgagttttaatgtatacatatacctgtaatgtattgacaatcaattcataagaagcccaaagttaataccaaCACTGCAGCGCTGGAAACACGGTCAATTCTGTGAAAGGATTTGGGATGAAATCGTTCTGCTTGATTTATTAGGTCTATTAatgtgacaaaggaacaggtctctagtttgattccacaaccattcaaaccgagcTCGTGTTTTATTGTATCATCGTGTATTAAAATCAGGAAGGCTATGTTgtaaatggaccggaacaatataacaattatactgtcacctgtgttgaaggacggttctaagatacagggtgttccagaatgatctataccgtgtttgaaaacattaatcaacattgtatttgtgaccgtacagcacgaatgagccgtaaatgtcctcaattgtattctgagttacagtgtaaaatgggcatgaaggtcgtattcataggtacctcaatttggtgctacgtgtacctcatttaatgagatacacgtagcaccaaattgaaatacctatgaatatgaccttcatgcccattttacactgtaactcagaatacaattgaggacatttacggctcattcgtgctgtacggtcacatttaatttgagtacggtacgtgaaatacaatggcataaatgtcacctacttattgtgttactttcattgcaaaaacttcattcgttttggcgtgatattgatattcttaaaactggatgTTTTGCACGTGTAAAAATTGCATATGTGTAACTTACAACAAAGGCTTCATAAGCACAAGACattgctgctttatcactatcgcataggcctactttgcaattatgtgtagacatcatacagttgtcataggagatacaccaaatttggcacatatGTAGAGCTTAAAACACTGTataattcttgatattggattaagtgaccttttcatgtgttttcaatattacgagggctcagagcaagaactagctatgtccacaattccATGTTActgatttcggcaacaaatggatagttaattctgcactccataataaatgcaagtgacaccctgtagcttaagatgacagcgagcCAGGTTTCAAGATCGATTTCACGACCAGTCATACATATTACCTGTTTTATTGTTACCTTATGGAGgccagacttttatttgaatgataatggctctgtcacgccgtattgaataccctctgtacggaatgttacatcacaattcagtataattattcaaggttggtacgcgtgtctgtcatcgacttgacaacaggcacacccggtacaaacattttgtaaatcgtggaaagtcgtatttatgcaaaatgatcaaaaaatgatacttttaggtgttattctgttagtttctgtttggcaaatcataaatgcgtacgtgttttggtcaaaatggcaataatcttacTTTTACCCCTACCCACCTGATATAGCTATACACAACCCTTAAATGAGGATGTTCATTTTAAACGCTTTAACACATTAAGAACAATctccaaaaacaagtgttaatagattaacactatttgagtaACACTTTATAACAagtcaaatattaacatttgtgtttatatttttacACGCAATTgctaatattttaacataaacatgataaatggtaatACCACTTTTTAAAAACCGTTAATGTATTTTGTAGGTCTTGGCATATATAGCATGAAAATGCAAAGTAAATTTCTAAAAGAATCCTGTACATGACCCCAGCCTCATATGGGAACTTTCATTTAATGGTGGTGTACCAAGttcacacactgaggtcaaaggtcattgaggtcaaataagctgaaaatgaaaaaatataatagGGTCCACTTTTTATATCAAATCCGTTTTCGCCGCAAAAACAAGTCTACATTTTGGGAAATCCAAACACATAAATGCCATTAATAAGCCTACATTTGCCCATCCAAAAAGTTATTTTCTCTGATATGAGGGAAAAAATAATTAAATCGTCCACCCATTGCCAAACTTTGCTGTTCGCTCAACTCCgtcaagggggtactacacccctcgataaatttgtgtctatttttgaatgtttctcaaaaactaataacacagtggtaacaaaagttatgtatatataggggcaaggaatccaataactacactggaatttcagtgactcaagacaagcggtttgttatttatgataagaaataaggtaccgctaggatgaacctcatttcctatcatatatactgaaccgcttgtcttgagtcactgaagttTCAGTGTAgtaaattggattccttgcccctataatatacataactttttgttaccagtgtgttataattttttgagaaaaatgcaaaaatagaggTCTCAACTTAATTGCACATACAAACTAAATCATTTTAGTGATCTCATTTTCGAAACTGAAATGATAAGTGATGCGAGGGTtaaccaacccagcaaacacaaaacgttttcgacatcattcgcaaaaggttataaaaggttgtcagaaaacgtttaaatgtcgggttataaaaagggtatattaagggtataaaacgttttcataacattaaaaaacattttttgataatatattgcccagtaaacacaaaatgttttacagaaaacgtttaaatatcgggttatataaagggtataaaaacgttttaataacattccaaaaacattttggaaaatttgatacaaaacattctaaagagaatgttattttgaggttgaaaaaatattttgcgaaaaatgtttgctctagatatttgcaataacgttttaaaaacgttttcatgacctttatatataacccgacatttaaatgttattaaaacgttttgaaaataacatcttaagaacatttctgtgtttgctggttgcaaatattttaacaatatgttatttaagtgttgataaaatatttggcaaaaaatgtttgaaaaaaatgtttacaatagcattttgcaaacatttcaaaaatattgttgttgcgtgttttcatacaaaacgttttaaaacgttttcatgacctttatataacccgacattttaatgttattaaaacgttttacctaaaccaaaagccaaaatataacttatttaaaacgtttttaaaacgtttttgtgtttgctgggaatgtatagcaaataaaaaaaaccctttcatTAATAAGTTTGATTAATATTTTCATCAACTGGATTTGTTTTACTGTTTATTGATTATCATTTTCATCACTTGGATGTCTCTTTTCACCGTTGTCTCTGTGTTCAGGTGATTCATTTTCATCTATCATTGTTTGCGTCTGGTTCTGAACGACTGGACTACAACACTACACCTCACGATAATACGGTAAGTACGATGTTAGAAATGGGTTACTAACTGCATTTTATAATAATGTAAAGGGGGTAGGGGTGTCACACCTTCAATCGAAACCTTCAAGTTAGACTTAAAGACTCATGCGCTGCTTAAGGGAGAAACCATTGTATGCAGAACTAAATAAGCAAAAACAGTTTTAAGGgagtcattcagtgagagcaaaataaaGTCTTTCAGTGGTCAGTAGAAATGGCACCAATCTGTCTTGAATACATAGCCGagctacaatcccggaaaaatgtattcgaacacccactgtaattcccatatTCTTCTTAGTATCGTGCTCACGCTATATAAGTCACtgaaaactaagaattataatagtgttgtctcaatgttcatcttaagcatacccctcccctttccccaccaaacaatgttgggagaagatatggtgaatatgagcatattgggcattccaagggggaccatttccaataaggccttaaaagtgttcgaacaattatttctaagattgtagttgTGGAGCACAAACCAAGAAGGGCCATGAGATCGGCTTCTGAGGTGCGCCTATGCCCGAAGTTTCCCCAAACTATGGTGAAAGGGCTTTTGCTGTGGCAGCACCTGCAGTATGGAACAAGCTACCCTGCAGACTTCGTGTAATTTCTAGTCAAAGTGCTttcaagaaaggtctcaaaacacacAATGACCTGTTTAATTTAACTTAATTCTTCATCGAATCTGTAACGTCGTTGGTGACTGTTTATCATGGACAATAAAGGGGAATGCCGTTCTTTTATCTTGTTTCAGACATTTCTCAATGATTTGGTTCAGGCCGAATATTTGATCCTGGCATGAGCGTCCCTTTCTAAAACCagcttggttttccctcattcttcTTAGAAGTAAGATTGTGGAGAAAACTTTGCCTGCAATGTCCAGTAGAATGATATCACGGTTATTGCTACAGTAATGCTACAGTAAGAAAGGTCTCCCTTCTTTGGTAGTGGAAGGATTATGCCTTGTGTCCATTCTCTTGGTGTTTTCTCGGTTTGCCATATCAGTTTGCAGATTCTCAGcaaccattctttgatgttgtcgGCACTAAGATCAGGGGGGATGTTATCAATACCCAGTGCTTTGTTTCTTTTAAGCAGGCTAATCGCCTTGTCAAGTTCTTCTCTGGTTGGTGGTTCCATTATGAATGTTCAAGGATTGAAGCTTGAGAAGTCTAGCAACTTACTAGGCTCTTCAACGTTGAGCAGGTCTTCAAAATATTCAGCTCATCTCTGCAGTCGAGCAGCCGCATCCTTATGCATTTCTCCATGGGCATCTCGTATCTGCTAGGCCTTTCTGCTGGTTTTACCAATCTCTCATACATCTCTCGTGTTATTTTTACTTGGGGCTACTTCCAAGTCATCAGCAATCTTGCTCATCCATGTCTTTTTGTCATTTCTTAAGCAAGTTCTTGTCTGCCTGTTGAGTTCACGGTAGCCACTATCCATTGCTGGTTTGGCTGCCTTTCTCTTATCAATAAGCTCTTTTGTCTCGGTTGAGATCCAGTCtgccttcttcttctttctgaatCGATTCTATTGATTCTGTGTTTATCAACAAATACATTCCACTCTTCATCAACATCAGTGTTAGCATCTAGTTCAGCCAATGATGGAACCTTCCACCGATTGTAGCATTAAAGCGTGTCAAAACACCCCTCTCTAGCAGTTAACTGTTGTCATATTTTGGTTGTTTCTTCTGCTGTTTGTTAGCTGATAGAGATACCTGGATGGAAGTAATTGCCAGGTTATGGTCACTTCCAACATCAGCTCCTGTGTACACTCTGACGTCTTTCAAGTAGTTACGCCATCTCCGGTTGATTAAGGTATGGTAACTTTGGTTGACTGTCCTTCCATTGGGAGAGTTCCAAGTTAACTTATCGGATTTTCTTGTGTGGGAAGAGTGACGATCCAACAATGAGATTGTGTTCCAGACAGAAGCCGGATACCATTATCATTCAGCAATCCCTTGGCGTGGCTTCTAAGTGCGGGTTTCCAGATATTATCATCATTCCTTACTTGGATATTCATATCTCCAATGATCAGCTGGGATGCTTGAAATCAGGTCATCCAGTTGGAGATAGATAGCATCTTTATTAGGAATGTCATCAGCCCTGGTCTTACTATTGGTAGGGATGTAGCACACTATGATGGAAAGCTTTATATGTCTGCAGTTGAACCTTGATACCACTAGCCTGTCTGAGATACACTCATAGGAAAGTAGAGATCTTGCTGCTGCGCGGGACATCATGAGGTCCACTGTGTTTTCCCTTTAATTGGTGTCAAGTCCAGAGTAGATGATCTCCCAATTGTTATGTCTGGTTTTACCTTGACCTGGCCAGTGAAGTTCAGTCAATGCTACCAAGTCTATTATTGTAGCTGCTGCATTCTTCAGTAAGGAAATCGATATTTCCCGGTGAATTCAAGCCTTGTACATTCCAGTTGAGTTTCCTCTCACTTTAGCTTTGGTGATGTTCATTTGAGATGATTCCTTTGTTTTGTACATAATCTTCCTCCTCTAGTTGGAATATAAGGGTCTTAATAAATTGcatgtattattatattattattatttatgatgTCCATGTAACGATTTGCCTGTGTTTATCTTGTCATTCTAGGATTTAGAAGAGGACACATGTGAAGTACCACGTTTTGATAACAATTCTGCGCCATCTCCAATAGTGACTTGCAAACGACCCAAACCAAGAACTGGTTCATGTCATGTGGCTCAACAAGTTTTTTTTCTTCCCCAAGGCCAACGTGTATACATCAAGAAAGCCATAATATTTGTGAGATAAGAGTGAGTATTTTAAAGATATCTTCAAACAATTTTACAcgtgtttttttaaacatttgtagtCACCAAATTCTAAAACTTGGCACAAGTCgaaacattcaaaatatttagttttggcTAAGAGTTAGTTcataattgtaatattttgtgttattttttaaaattggttgtaaaaaaaatcagaaaatatgTTTTCTAAAAATTAGGATGCTTAACTTAAAATTAATCTTTCTAAATAAAGCATTCAGCTCGCTTCGAAACTCTTAAATCAAATAGATTTGAGCACATCGTATTCAAACACGTACTTAAAGATTTTCGTTTTGTTTTAACAGATTGATGGAGATAATCAACGGGTAGTTTGTTCTCAGCAGCTATGTAAACACTCCATATCACTCGGTAAAATTTCTGCTGATGACGGAACGCTAAAATGGACGAAACACCCTAGTATACTTAGTCTCCAGAAGTCTATACTAGACCAAATTAAAAGTACTCCGATAAAACCTAACTATGGGTTCTGCTTTGTTACTTGTAGGTTAAACAATAACACAATTGCTCGCCAGCTTCTATTGCTTCCTCAGACTATTTCTGAAGGGGGTGATGTTAAATACACCAATGCAACTAATATTAACATCATATGGCTTGACTCAACGTCACATAGCCATTTCTTTCGCTCAATGCCGCAGACCGTGAAGCAGTTGCAAGATATCCGAGATAACCATGAGgctcatgtattcaattacaacCTAATGCAATCTCTTAAAGGTGGTACTTATGTAAATACAGTAGCATTAACTTCAGGGGC
Proteins encoded:
- the LOC140161134 gene encoding uncharacterized protein isoform X2; protein product: MVRNAAASLIMAHTFTKRAKTKHRMKTSETTKQQHHFCNKAFAVRYRIAIGLFVICTFGLIADNWFTETFGSNPLSYIGMADSDKVIHFHLSLFASGSERLDYNTTPHDNTDLEEDTCEVPRFDNNSAPSPIVTCKRPKPRTGSCHVAQQVFFLPQGQRVYIKKAIIFVR